From one Thermoanaerobaculia bacterium genomic stretch:
- a CDS encoding DNA-formamidopyrimidine glycosylase family protein, with amino-acid sequence MPELPDVAVYVESLERMVAGRMLDRVRVASPFVLRSYDPPIAEAEGKTVRGVRRLGKRVVFALEGDLFLVVHLMIAGRFHWKPKGAKLAGKVNLASLDFDRGSLFLTEASPKKRASIHLVRGEASLSEFSRGGIEPLEATRADFDAALRSESHTLKRALTDPRLFSGIGNAYSDEILHAAKLSPMQRTGKLTEEERARLFDAIRRTLAGWTDRIRRETGGGFPEKVTAFREGMAVHGRFGQPCPDCGAPVQRIVYAENEANYCAVCQTRGRLLADRALSRLMHDWPKTIEELEQRKERQAPGGRSFDPVPDAFDNRPNHRKRRNR; translated from the coding sequence GTGCCGGAGCTTCCCGACGTCGCGGTCTACGTCGAGTCCCTCGAGCGGATGGTCGCCGGGCGAATGCTCGATCGCGTCCGGGTCGCGAGCCCGTTCGTGCTTCGCTCGTACGACCCGCCGATCGCGGAGGCCGAAGGAAAAACCGTCCGGGGAGTCCGCCGCCTCGGCAAGAGGGTCGTCTTCGCGCTGGAAGGCGACCTCTTCCTCGTCGTCCACCTGATGATCGCCGGCCGCTTCCACTGGAAGCCGAAGGGGGCGAAGCTCGCCGGCAAGGTCAACCTCGCCTCGCTCGATTTCGACCGCGGGTCGCTTTTTCTCACCGAAGCGAGCCCGAAGAAGCGGGCGTCGATCCACCTCGTGCGGGGGGAAGCGTCGCTTTCCGAGTTCTCGCGCGGCGGGATCGAGCCGCTCGAGGCGACTCGGGCCGATTTCGACGCCGCGCTGCGTTCCGAGAGCCACACCCTGAAGCGCGCGCTGACCGATCCGCGCCTCTTTTCCGGGATCGGCAACGCGTATTCCGACGAGATCCTGCACGCGGCGAAACTCTCTCCGATGCAGCGGACCGGCAAGCTGACCGAAGAGGAGCGGGCACGGCTCTTCGACGCGATCCGGCGCACGCTCGCCGGTTGGACGGACCGGATCCGCCGGGAGACGGGCGGCGGCTTCCCGGAGAAGGTCACAGCCTTCCGCGAGGGGATGGCGGTACACGGCCGGTTCGGCCAGCCTTGTCCCGACTGCGGCGCCCCGGTCCAGCGGATCGTCTACGCGGAGAACGAGGCGAACTACTGCGCCGTCTGCCAGACAAGGGGGCGCCTCCTCGCCGATCGGGCGCTCTCCCGCCTCATGCACGACTGGCCGAAGACCATCGAGGAGCTCGAGCAGAGGAAAGAACGGCAGGCGCCGGGCGGGCGGTCATTTGACCCCGTCCCGGACGCGTTCGATAATCGCCCAAACCATCGGAAGAGGAGGAACAGATGA